Proteins encoded together in one Orrella marina window:
- a CDS encoding cytochrome ubiquinol oxidase subunit I gives MRLFFAQTQLGLLSGFLHAFAVLALGLIWMLFFWDLYARGKDSDAFRFWLRVFALTAYSALALGLVTLVQSGLVLPLAIERMGNVLGPLLLGVVLVTFAIRSTTFGVMLYSRHRVTQGVFRVSLFVTAIGLSVVVMGISVLESWMRAPAGAALLDGQFRILDWFEVISNPQLPLQLVVVGLTTVLMLSSVVVSSWALQMNTAGEAGKPAGAIRLSVWIGLLCTLAVLPLWEYILSGPSGDLSNVIRLLAGETDVEPHESAFVQVGRALLIIWPLHLLALLVALSQMYAGRPQPQPTGLGRVTLLGAISGPLMCLGLWLLLYLGKGADMVVGQLLFADLVTPVQTQYLFLGLLMSSVLVVVVMYGWMRLTYQALASGVVTVHRPKAVLS, from the coding sequence ATGCGCCTATTCTTTGCCCAGACCCAGCTGGGTCTGCTGAGCGGATTTCTGCACGCGTTTGCAGTGCTGGCACTCGGCCTGATCTGGATGCTGTTCTTCTGGGACCTCTATGCAAGAGGGAAAGACTCTGATGCGTTCCGGTTCTGGTTGCGCGTGTTCGCCTTGACAGCCTACAGCGCACTGGCCCTGGGCCTGGTGACGCTGGTTCAGAGTGGGCTGGTCCTGCCGCTGGCGATCGAGCGCATGGGAAATGTACTGGGTCCGCTGCTGCTGGGCGTCGTTCTTGTGACCTTTGCCATCCGTTCCACTACATTTGGCGTGATGCTCTACAGCCGGCATCGTGTCACGCAGGGGGTGTTCAGAGTCAGTTTGTTCGTCACGGCCATCGGGCTGAGTGTCGTGGTGATGGGTATCTCGGTGCTGGAGAGCTGGATGCGGGCGCCTGCCGGTGCGGCATTGCTTGATGGGCAGTTCCGGATTCTGGATTGGTTCGAGGTGATATCCAATCCGCAATTGCCTTTGCAGCTGGTCGTAGTCGGCCTGACGACAGTGCTGATGCTTTCCAGTGTGGTTGTTTCAAGCTGGGCCCTGCAAATGAACACGGCCGGCGAGGCTGGCAAGCCTGCTGGTGCGATCCGGCTGTCGGTCTGGATCGGGTTGCTGTGCACGCTGGCCGTGCTGCCGCTTTGGGAATATATTCTTTCCGGACCTTCAGGGGATTTGTCGAACGTGATCAGATTACTGGCAGGTGAAACCGATGTCGAGCCACACGAAAGCGCGTTTGTCCAGGTCGGCCGAGCCTTGCTGATCATCTGGCCGTTACACCTGCTGGCGCTTCTGGTTGCGCTGTCCCAGATGTACGCCGGGCGCCCGCAGCCACAGCCCACCGGACTTGGGCGAGTGACACTGCTTGGTGCGATCTCAGGCCCCCTGATGTGTCTGGGGCTCTGGCTGCTTCTGTATCTCGGCAAAGGGGCAGATATGGTGGTGGGACAGCTGTTGTTCGCCGATCTCGTCACCCCGGTTCAGACCCAGTATCTCTTTCTGGGGCTTCTGATGAGTAGTGTGCTGGTCGTGGTGGTCATGTACGGATGGATGCGTCTGACTTATCAGGCGCTGGCCTCAGGGGTGGTGACGGTGCACAGGCCAAAGGCGGTGCTCTCATGA
- a CDS encoding cytochrome d ubiquinol oxidase subunit II, with protein MIESLSASTGLLASDPMFWMPLALYVLVLFLLAGLVVLDGFDMGCGLLMPWIKPVARSRVLDALTAWRGANESWVLLLFAVFMSAFPIGWEPMLSEMFVPVMLLVTGSALRSLAFEFRARASMGQQEFWNMLFSFGAHCSVAGLGLWLAKYVNGPDQDMSDWAFVVLVVIAVAANAIVLATSWMLTWSNGVIRHFSARVGVATVRWVAAGMVAVSLVLALTNPAIYYRWTHVETLHIASVAWVLMLTGFVVLDRQLRGVATSPQAKIWWSPLVIAACLNLLMLGGLAYSYFPFLVLDNLTVWDAAASRESLRWVMAGVVVCAPILLVFNVLGYWRLFRFKPVRFD; from the coding sequence ATGATCGAGTCCTTATCTGCCTCGACCGGTCTGCTCGCCAGTGATCCGATGTTCTGGATGCCTCTGGCACTGTACGTACTGGTTCTGTTTCTTCTGGCTGGACTGGTCGTGCTCGATGGGTTTGACATGGGGTGTGGGCTGCTGATGCCCTGGATCAAACCGGTCGCGCGCAGCCGTGTGCTCGATGCGCTGACTGCCTGGCGGGGTGCCAACGAATCCTGGGTGTTACTGCTGTTCGCGGTTTTCATGTCAGCGTTTCCTATAGGCTGGGAGCCGATGCTGTCCGAGATGTTCGTGCCGGTGATGTTGCTGGTGACGGGGTCGGCACTGCGAAGCCTGGCATTCGAATTTCGCGCACGTGCATCGATGGGTCAGCAGGAATTCTGGAACATGCTGTTTAGCTTTGGGGCACACTGCAGCGTCGCGGGGCTGGGCTTGTGGCTGGCGAAGTATGTGAACGGTCCGGATCAGGATATGAGTGACTGGGCGTTTGTTGTGTTGGTGGTGATCGCAGTGGCTGCAAACGCCATTGTGCTGGCAACGAGCTGGATGCTGACCTGGTCCAATGGTGTCATCAGACATTTTTCAGCGCGTGTCGGCGTTGCGACAGTCAGGTGGGTTGCCGCAGGCATGGTGGCGGTCTCGTTGGTGCTGGCCCTGACCAATCCGGCCATCTATTACCGCTGGACCCATGTTGAAACCCTGCACATCGCATCTGTCGCCTGGGTGTTGATGTTGACCGGGTTTGTTGTGCTCGACCGGCAGTTAAGAGGCGTGGCGACCAGTCCCCAGGCGAAAATCTGGTGGAGTCCGCTGGTGATTGCAGCATGTCTGAATCTGCTCATGCTTGGTGGTCTGGCCTACAGTTATTTTCCGTTCCTGGTTCTCGACAACCTGACCGTCTGGGATGCTGCTGCCTCTAGAGAGTCTCTACGCTGGGTGATGGCCGGGGTTGTGGTTTGTGCACCGATCTTGCTCGTCTTCAACGTGCTGGGGTACTGGCGTCTTTTCCGGTTCAAGCCCGTGCGGTTCGATTGA
- a CDS encoding RecQ family ATP-dependent DNA helicase yields the protein MTAPVVDQNIEDPASRVLSQVFGHVSFRGPQQTVIEHVIAGFDALVLMPTGGGKSLCYQVPALVLDGVAVVVSPLIALMHQQVEHLLRLGVPAASLDSSQSGQDNFQTEQALLRGDVKILYVSPERLSGQRLPGLLDRVQLSLFAIDEAHCVSQWGHDFRPEYMTLSMLGRRWPDVPRLALTASATEATAQEIIARLGLPEARVFRTSFDRPNLDYRIVAKDDVRRQLVRFIQEINHTGHDPASGIVYCASRARTEQIASWLRDSGLTALAYHAGLDNADRQTRQRQFISQPGCVMVATIAFGMGIDKPDVRFVAHVDVPRSMEGYFQETGRAGRDGQAAVAWMCWGLDDVARASRPSDQQQSQQRLLVQQQAYEEMLAFCASSTCRRQTLLAHFGEAIAPCGHCDNCLAGSPDMDVTIAAQKLLSAVYRLWRERGQRFGASHLIDILRGRKTRRVEEFDHRTLSVFGIGCDWSVRQWRRLLLQLVAERFLVMDDEGYRTLALTDASVPVLKSQRRIFMRAADLGG from the coding sequence ATGACTGCGCCGGTCGTTGATCAGAATATTGAGGATCCCGCCAGCCGCGTTCTATCGCAGGTGTTCGGACACGTGTCTTTCAGAGGTCCGCAACAGACTGTCATTGAACACGTGATTGCGGGGTTTGACGCACTCGTGCTGATGCCGACAGGTGGTGGCAAGTCGCTTTGCTATCAGGTCCCGGCCCTGGTGCTCGACGGGGTGGCGGTTGTTGTCAGCCCGCTGATTGCACTTATGCACCAGCAAGTCGAACATTTGCTTCGACTTGGGGTGCCAGCGGCGAGTCTGGATTCGTCCCAGTCAGGTCAGGACAATTTCCAGACAGAGCAGGCACTCCTGAGAGGAGATGTCAAGATTCTGTATGTGTCGCCAGAGCGGCTTTCCGGTCAGCGGCTGCCCGGCTTGCTGGATAGGGTACAGTTGTCACTGTTTGCCATTGATGAGGCGCACTGTGTGTCGCAATGGGGGCATGACTTCAGGCCAGAGTACATGACGCTGTCGATGCTGGGTCGGCGCTGGCCTGATGTGCCGCGTCTGGCACTCACGGCAAGTGCAACCGAGGCGACAGCACAGGAGATCATCGCGCGTCTCGGTTTGCCTGAAGCAAGGGTATTCAGGACCAGCTTTGATCGTCCCAATCTGGATTACCGGATTGTCGCCAAGGACGACGTGCGTCGTCAGCTGGTTCGCTTCATTCAGGAGATCAACCACACCGGGCACGATCCGGCCAGCGGGATTGTCTACTGCGCCTCGCGTGCCCGCACCGAACAGATAGCAAGCTGGTTACGGGATTCAGGACTGACTGCCCTGGCCTACCATGCGGGGCTGGACAACGCAGACCGACAGACCCGCCAGCGCCAGTTCATATCTCAGCCAGGATGTGTGATGGTGGCGACCATCGCGTTTGGAATGGGCATCGACAAGCCTGATGTACGGTTCGTGGCGCACGTCGATGTTCCGCGTTCGATGGAGGGGTATTTCCAGGAAACAGGGCGCGCAGGGCGTGACGGGCAGGCCGCAGTCGCCTGGATGTGCTGGGGGCTTGACGATGTGGCAAGGGCCAGTCGCCCGTCCGATCAGCAGCAAAGTCAGCAGCGGCTACTCGTCCAGCAGCAGGCTTATGAAGAGATGCTGGCGTTCTGTGCCAGCAGTACCTGCAGGCGCCAGACGCTACTGGCACACTTTGGCGAGGCTATTGCACCCTGTGGCCACTGTGACAACTGTCTCGCTGGATCGCCAGACATGGACGTCACGATCGCCGCCCAGAAGCTGCTTTCAGCTGTCTATCGGCTATGGCGTGAGCGCGGCCAGCGATTTGGTGCGAGTCATCTCATCGACATCCTGCGTGGGCGCAAGACGCGGCGGGTCGAGGAGTTCGATCATCGCACGCTTAGCGTCTTTGGTATCGGTTGCGACTGGAGTGTGCGACAGTGGCGACGCTTGCTGCTGCAACTGGTGGCCGAGCGGTTTCTGGTGATGGATGACGAAGGCTACCGCACGCTCGCCCTGACTGATGCCAGCGTGCCCGTGCTGAAATCTCAACGTAGAATTTTCATGCGTGCTGCAGA